The following proteins are co-located in the Mesorhizobium sp. M1E.F.Ca.ET.045.02.1.1 genome:
- a CDS encoding transposase: MAAKPLRASCSPRRCHSAKRLVWQLKSARSCDRHPPFAHARHLAGFSGILQVDGYSAYTNLVKARDKAGSNETIRLAGCWAHLRRKFYDLHISGISQGRDGFDHRHDRIVEGRDKVRGKDAGSRAALRQEKSVAIVASPFDLWEAELGKVSGKSKTALRG; this comes from the coding sequence TTGGCTGCAAAACCGCTCAGGGCTTCCTGTTCTCCAAGGCGGTGCCACTCAGCCAAGCGCTTGGTTTGGCAGTTAAAGAGCGCCAGGAGTTGTGACCGGCATCCGCCATTCGCTCACGCGCGCCACCTCGCCGGGTTCAGCGGTATCCTGCAAGTGGATGGCTACTCGGCCTATACCAACCTGGTCAAGGCACGGGACAAAGCCGGCAGCAATGAAACAATCCGGCTCGCCGGGTGCTGGGCTCACCTGCGGCGCAAATTCTACGACCTGCACATCAGCGGGATCTCGCAGGGCCGCGACGGGTTCGATCACCGCCATGACCGAATTGTGGAAGGTCGAGACAAGGTTCGTGGCAAGGATGCTGGAAGCCGCGCCGCGCTGCGTCAGGAAAAGTCCGTGGCCATTGTCGCGAGCCCCTTCGATCTATGGGAAGCGGAACTGGGCAAGGTCTCGGGGAAATCCAAAACCGCCTTGCGGGGCTGA
- a CDS encoding ABC transporter ATP-binding protein, giving the protein MSPSVLNVEKLSIAYGGRRGWQSAVDRVSLSIDQGEALGLVGESGSGKSSVALAILRYLPGNARLAASALEFLGREMRGLSGEDLRGLRGDRIAAVYQHPGAALNPAMTIGRQIGETIMRHRPVRYEEARWRSTELLKRVRVGNPERVLDLYPHELSGGMQQRANIAIAIALNPSLLVLDEPTTALDASVQSEVIAILDDLRREHKTSILLISHDINLIRRSCDRVAVMQSGTVVETGAAGNVFDNPAHAYTKALIASIPALNLTKRDGRLAETSTTVRDRPEAAAARTDQRDRQVAIACKGVSHSFGSQAVLHNVDLSIGQGETFGLIGESGSGKSTLARIVTGLQVPSEGSVELFGRKVAPRVEKRARSERRDVQMVFQSPDRTLNPRHRIGRIISRPLRRLAGLGRSRARERVADLLRSVRLAETTAEQKPRSLSGGQRQRAAIARAFAGAPKVMVLDEPTSALDVSVQATVLNLLNDLQRDKDTTYLFISHDLKVVRYMADRIGVLYRGRLVETGSSEQVFRGPNHPYTSLLLAASSEDQASVVSILVEAASRPKGCCFADRCPLVEEACRTAEPPIKELGPGHTIACHKL; this is encoded by the coding sequence ATGTCCCCTTCAGTGCTCAACGTGGAAAAACTTTCCATCGCCTACGGCGGAAGGAGAGGATGGCAATCCGCCGTCGACAGGGTATCGCTCTCGATCGATCAAGGCGAGGCGCTCGGGTTGGTCGGCGAGTCGGGCTCAGGCAAGAGCTCGGTGGCGCTTGCCATTTTGCGCTACCTGCCGGGGAATGCCCGGCTGGCGGCCTCGGCGCTGGAGTTCCTGGGTCGCGAAATGCGCGGCCTCTCCGGCGAGGATTTGCGCGGACTGAGGGGCGATCGCATAGCGGCCGTCTACCAGCATCCGGGCGCCGCGCTCAATCCGGCGATGACGATCGGGCGACAGATCGGCGAGACGATCATGCGCCATCGGCCGGTCCGATACGAAGAAGCGCGCTGGCGTTCGACCGAATTGCTCAAGCGTGTGCGCGTCGGCAATCCCGAGCGGGTGCTCGATCTCTATCCGCATGAGCTTTCCGGCGGCATGCAGCAGCGCGCCAACATCGCCATCGCGATCGCGCTCAACCCCTCGCTGCTGGTGCTGGACGAGCCGACGACGGCGCTCGATGCCAGCGTGCAGTCGGAGGTCATCGCCATCCTCGACGATCTGCGCCGGGAGCACAAAACCAGCATTCTTCTGATCAGCCACGACATCAACCTGATACGCCGCTCCTGCGACCGGGTGGCGGTCATGCAATCGGGAACGGTGGTCGAGACCGGTGCTGCCGGCAATGTCTTCGACAACCCTGCCCATGCTTATACCAAGGCGCTGATCGCCTCGATCCCGGCGCTCAATCTCACCAAGCGTGACGGTCGGCTGGCCGAGACCAGCACAACCGTTCGCGATCGCCCTGAGGCGGCAGCCGCACGGACAGATCAAAGGGACAGACAGGTCGCCATCGCCTGCAAGGGCGTCAGCCATTCCTTCGGTTCGCAGGCCGTGCTGCACAATGTCGATCTCAGTATCGGCCAGGGCGAAACTTTTGGCCTGATCGGCGAATCCGGCTCCGGCAAATCGACGCTGGCACGGATCGTCACCGGCCTGCAGGTACCCAGCGAAGGATCGGTCGAGCTGTTCGGCAGAAAGGTCGCGCCGCGCGTCGAGAAGCGAGCGCGGAGCGAGCGGCGCGACGTGCAGATGGTCTTCCAGTCGCCGGACCGCACGCTCAATCCGCGCCACCGGATCGGGCGGATTATCAGCCGACCGCTGCGGCGGCTAGCCGGACTTGGCCGGAGCCGGGCGCGCGAACGCGTCGCCGACCTGCTGCGTTCCGTCCGGCTGGCGGAAACGACCGCCGAACAGAAGCCACGCTCGCTCTCCGGCGGCCAGCGGCAAAGGGCGGCGATCGCGCGCGCCTTCGCCGGCGCGCCGAAAGTGATGGTGCTGGACGAGCCGACCTCGGCGCTCGACGTCTCGGTACAGGCGACGGTGCTCAACCTGCTCAACGACCTGCAGCGCGACAAGGACACGACCTATCTGTTCATCAGCCACGACCTCAAGGTGGTGCGCTACATGGCCGACCGGATCGGCGTGCTCTATCGCGGCCGGCTGGTCGAGACCGGCTCATCCGAGCAAGTCTTTCGCGGGCCTAATCATCCCTACACAAGCCTGCTTCTGGCCGCGTCTTCGGAAGACCAAGCGTCGGTCGTGTCCATCCTGGTCGAAGCCGCATCAAGGCCCAAAGGGTGCTGCTTTGCCGACCGCTGTCCCTTGGTGGAGGAAGCGTGCCGAACAGCGGAACCGCCAATTAAGGAGCTTGGACCGGGTCACACCATTGCCTGCCATAAGCTGTAG